Proteins co-encoded in one Sparus aurata chromosome 18, fSpaAur1.1, whole genome shotgun sequence genomic window:
- the med7 gene encoding mediator of RNA polymerase II transcription subunit 7, with protein sequence MGEPQQVSALPPPPMQYIKEYTDENIRKGLAPKPPPPIRDSYMMFGNQFQCDDLIIRPLESQGIERLHPVQFDHKRELKKLNMSILVNFLDLLDILIKSPGSIKREEKLEDLKLLFVHLHHLINEYRPHQARETLRVMMEVQKRQRLETAERFQKHLERVVEMIQGCLASLPDDLPQMEGQDGAGDGTRSVSGVASVSGSSGQAPRLKTEPMDVEEAGASCMAASHPDKSAPPAKREKIWDKDAAMCSIIDEIA encoded by the coding sequence ATGGGTGAACCACAGCAAGTAAGCgccctgcctcctcctcctatgCAGTACATCAAAGAGTACACAGATGAGAACATCCGCAAGGGTCTGGCTCCTAAGCCACcaccaccaatcagagacagctACATGATGTTTGGCAACCAGTTCCAGTGTGACGACCTCATCATCCGGCCTCTGGAGAGCCAAGGCATTGAGAGGCTCCATCCTGTGCAGTTTGACCACAAACGGGAGCTTAAGAAGCTCAACATGTCCATTCTGGTGAACTTTCTGGACCTGCTGGACATCCTCATCAAGAGCCCTGGCAGTATAAAGCgtgaggagaagctggaggattTAAAGCTTCTGTTTGTTCATTTGCACCACCTGATTAATGAATACAGGCCACACCAAGCCAGGGAGACACTgagggtgatgatggaggtgCAGAAGAGACAGAGGCTAGAGACAGCTGAGCGGTTCCAGAAACATTTGGAGAGGGTGGTGGAGATGATTCAGGGGTGCCTTGCCTCCTTACCTGACGACTTACCACAGATGGAGGGACAGGATGGTGCTGGAGACGGGACGAGGAGTGTGTCAGGCGTAGCTAGTGTTAGTGGCTCCTCTGGGCAGGCCCCCAGACTTAAAACCGAACCGATGGATGTAGAAGAAGCAGGTGCCAGCTGTATGGCAGCAAGTCACCCGGACAAGAGCGCCCCTCctgcaaagagagaaaaaatatggGACAAAGATGCGGCCATGTGCAGTATAATTGATGAAATTGCTTAG
- the lonrf4 gene encoding LON peptidase N-terminal domain and RING finger protein 1 — translation MDLLECPLCLFLMCEPVTMSCGHTFCRRCVASYLPSKCPSCRERLKQREVRCMKNNVLLISVAEKCCPDEVKMKCHILEKLKAEEFTEALRIANEGLDMVPEDPSLKMYRAEANWGMMCFSDALTDLDYLCCLRPNWTEGFFRKGNVLLEMGQQTEALVQFHRCLNLQADFVPAKSQIKKILEAEGVAVPEDVSCVLQVVSEYLKEPCPITSLGGSQGPTHTEGIKHVHGGDTEGKGRREAHQGSKVKHDLGTECCLSLCQAVSFLPAAEEDEEMMMRKDDGHGRGESSHSREKTLGVLTVSDFECPLCIRLFFEPVTTPCGHTFCKNCIERSLDHNLRCPLCKQPLQEYFKNRKYNPTVLLQNIMTQLFPSQLAERKQVHEAEMAELSNLTKDIPIFVCTVAYPGVPCPLHIFEPRYRLMMRRCMETGTKKFGMCSYEHGKGFADYGCMLEILTLELLPDGRSYVDTVGGSRFRVLKRGQRDGYHTADIEYLEDLKVDGTEVELLQHLHDSVYQQAQDWYQRLGSRIREQINRQYGTMPDKEENIQASSNGPAWCWWLLSVLQLDPAYQTTVLSLTSLKDRLGHLRLVLEYFSQS, via the exons ATGGACCTGCTGGagtgtcctctctgtctcttcctgaTGTGCGAGCCAGTGACCATGTCGTGCGGCCACACGTTCTGCCGGAGGTGCGTGGCGAGCTACCTCCCGTCCAAGTGCCCGTCGTGCCGGGAGAGGCTAAAACAAAGAGAGGTGAGGTGCATGAAGAACAACGTGCTGCTCATCAGCGTCGCGGAGAAGTGCTGCCCGGACGAGGTGAAGATGAAGTGCCACATACTGGAGAAGCTCAAGGCCGAGGAGTTCACGGAAGCTTTACGCATCGCGAACGAAGGGCTAGACATGG TCCCAGAAGATCCCAGTCTGAAGATGTACAGAGCTGAAGCTAACTGGGGAATGATGTGTTTCTCTGACGCTCTGACAGACCTCGACTACCTCTGCTGCCTTCGTCCAAACTGGACCGAG GGCTTCTTTCGTAAAGGGAATGTACTGCTGGAAATGGGTCAGCAGACAGAAGCCCTCGTCCAGTTCCACCGTTGCCTAAATCTACAAGCTGACTTTGTTCCTGCAAAGAGCCAGATCAAGAAG ATCCTGGAGGCAGAGGGTGTGGCTGTGCCGGAGGATGTGTCCTGCGTCTTGCAAGTGGTGTCCGAGTACCTGAAAGAGCCCTGCCCCATTACAAGCCTCGGTGGCTCCCAGGGGCCAACTCACACTGAGGGCATCAAACATGTCCATGGAGGTGACACAGAGgggaaagggaggagagaggcacACCAG GGCTCCAAGGTGAAGCACGACCTGGGCACTGAGTGCTGCCTCAGCCTCTGCCAAGctgtttccttccttcctgctgctgaagaggacgaggagatgatgatgaggaaggATGATGGGCATGGCAGGG gtGAAAGTagtcacagcagagagaagactCTCGGTGTTCTCACTGTCTCAGACTTTGAGTGCCCTCTCTGCATTAG GTTGTTCTTTGAGCCAGTCACTACCCCCTGTGGTCACACCTTCTGTAAAAACTGCATAGAGAGGAGTCTTGACCACAACCTCCGCTGTCCACTCTGCAAGCAGCCACTACAAGAG TActttaaaaacaggaagtacaACCCCACAGTTCTGCTTCAGAACATCATGACCCAACTTTTTCCGTCACAGTTGGCTGAGAGGAAGCAGGTCCATGAGGCTGAGATGGCTGAGCTGTCCAA TCTTACTAAGGACATCCCTATTTTTGTTTGTACGGTGGCATACCCTGGAGTGCCCTGCCCTCTGCACATATTCGAGCCTCGATATCGGCTAATGATGCGTCGCTGCATGGAAACAGGCACCAAGAAGTTTGGCATGTGCAGCTATGAGCATGGGAAGGG GTTTGCTGACTATGGCTGCATGTTGGAGATCCTCACTCTGGAGCTGCTCCCTGACGGCCGCTCCTATGTGGACACAGTGGGTGGCAGCAGATTCAGGGTGCTGAAAAGAGGTCAGAGAGATGGATACCACACTGCTGACATTGAGTACCTGGAGGATCTCAAG GTTGATGGTACTGAGGTGGAGCTTTTGCAGCATCTCCATGACAGTGTGTACCAGCAGGCTCAGGACTGGTACCAGCGTCTCGGCAGCCGCATTCGCGAGCAGATCAACAGACAGTACGGCACCATGCCAGATAAGGAGGAAAACATTCAG GCCTCCTCCAACGGTCCAGCCTGGTGCTGGTGGCTGCTCTCAGTCCTCCAGCTGGACCCCGCCTATCAGACCACCGTCCTGTCCCTGACCTCACTCAAAGACCGCTTGGGACACCTCCG